A single genomic interval of Bos indicus isolate NIAB-ARS_2022 breed Sahiwal x Tharparkar chromosome 5, NIAB-ARS_B.indTharparkar_mat_pri_1.0, whole genome shotgun sequence harbors:
- the HDAC10 gene encoding polyamine deacetylase HDAC10 isoform X2, translating into MGTALVYHEDMTATRLLWDDPECEIECPERLTTALERLQQHGLKQRCLQLIAREASEAELGLVHSPEYVALLQGTQALGTRELQALSKEYDAVYLHPSTFHCARLAVGAALQLVDAVLTGAVRNGLALVRPPGHHSQRATANGFCVFNNVAIAAKHAQQKHGLRRILIVDWDVHHGQGIQYIFEDDPSVLYFSWHRYEHGHFWPCLRESDADAVGRGRGLGFTVNLPWNQGCSDVPWLQVGMGNADYVAAFLHVLLPLAFEFDPELVLVSAGFDSAIGDPEGQMLATPECFAHLTHLLQVLAGGRVCAVLEGGYHLESLSQSVCMMVRALLGDPALPLSGPMEPHGSALESLQCVRAAQAPHWVSLQQQGQPDLGWQVGWCLRLPSVTVTLNHPVALGAAPVLSPGTPCPEGRPSPLPLGEPQFKAVVTQAAAALSSLLDQLRLHPTPPVRVAVALIAPDTGLALPPGVLCEEGSLPQEETQAWARPHEALAQDGALTALGKVLYLLDRILDGQVSSGMAATPVPAAAATLDVAVRYGLSHGAQRLLCVAVGQLDRPPGLTDDGRNLWLNIGVEEAAAPSMFHVSVPLPVTTGGFLSCALALVLPLAYSFQPDLVLVALGPAHGLRDPQAALLAALLRGPAGGRVFALVDEESTPQLATVLARVLNGEAPPSLGPFSMAAPEDTQALMYLRGRLEPRWKMLQVAA; encoded by the exons ATGGGGACCGCACTTGTGTACCACGAGGACATGACCGCCACCCGGCTGCTCTGGGACGA CCCTGAGTGTGAGATCGAGTGTCCTGAGCGCCTGACCACTGCCCTGGAGCGCCTGCAGCAGCATGGTCTGAAGCAAAGGTGTCTGCAGCTCATAGCCCGCGAGGCCTCAGAGGCGGAGCTGGGCCTGGTGCACAG CCCTGAGTACGTAGCGCTGTTGCAGGGGACCCAGGCCTTGGGCACCAGGGAGCTCCAGGCCCTGTCCAAGGAGTATGATGCCGTCTACCTCCATCCG AGTACCTTCCACTGTGCCCGGCTGGCTGTGGGGGCCGCGCTGCAGCTGGTGGACGCGGTGCTGACGGGAGCTGTGCGCAACGGGCTCGCCCTGGTGAG gcctcctgggcaCCACAGCCAGAGGGCTACTGCCAATGGATTCTGCGTGTTCAACAACGTAGCCATAGCAGCCAAACACGCCCAGCAGAAACACGGGTTGCGCAG GATCCTCATCGTTGACTGGGATGTCCATCATGGTCAGGGCATCCAGTATATCTTCGAGGATGACCCCAG CGTCCTTTACTTCTCCTGGCACCGCTATGAGCACGGGCACTTCTGGCCGTGTCTGCGGGAGTCAGACGCTGACGCTGTCGGGCGGGGAAGGGGCCTCGGCTTCACTGTCAACCTGCCTTGGAACCAG GGCTGCTCTGACGTTCCTTGGCTGCAGGTCGGGATGGGAAATGCTGACTACGTGGCTGCCTTCCTGCATgtgctgctgcccctggcctttGAG TTCGACCCTGAGCTGGTCCTAGTCTCCGCAGGATTCGACTCAGCCATCGGTGATCCCGAG GGGCAGATGCTGGCCACACCGGAGTGCTTCGCCCACCTCACGCATCTGCTGCAGGTGCTGGCTGGCGGCCGGGTCTGCGCCGTGCTGGAG ggtgGCTACCACCTGGAGTCCCTCTCCCAGTCTGTGTGCATGATGGTGCGAGCGCTGCTAGGCGACCCTGCCCTGCCCTTGTCAGGGCCCATGGAGCCCCATGGCAG TGCCCTGGAATCCCTCCAGTGTGTGCGGGCAGCCCAGGCCCCTCACTGGGTGAGCCTCCAGCAGCAAGGTCAGCCTGACTTGGGTTGGCAGGTGGGATGGTGCCTCAGGCTCCCGTCAGTGACTGTGACTCTGAACCACCCTGTAGCCCTAGGTGCCGCCCCTGTACTGAGCCCCGGCACTCCCTGCCCAGAGGGGAGGCCCTCGCCGCTGCCGCTGGGGGAGCCCCAATTCAAGGCAGTGGTgacccaggctgctgctgctctgagTTCACTCCTGGACCAGCTGCGCCTACACCCCACACCCCCTGTCCGCGTGGCTGTTGCCCTGATTGCGCCAGACacaggcctggccctgcccccgGGTGTCCTCTGTGAGGAGGGGTCACTGCCGCAGGAGGAGACACAGGCCTGGGCCAG GCCACATGAGGCCCTGGCCCAGGACGGGGCCCTCACTGCACTCGGGAAGGTCCTATACCTCTTGGACAGGATCCTGGATGGGCAG GTGAGCAGTGGCATGGCAGCCACCCCAGTCCCTGCTGCAGCTGCCACCCTGGACGTGGCTGTTCGGTATGGCCTGTCCCATGGAGCCCAGAG gctgctctgtgtgGCTGTGGGACAGCTGGATCGGCCCCCAGGTCTCACCGATGACGG GAGAAATCTATGGCTGAACATTGGCGTCGAGGAGGCAGCTGCCCCATCCATGTTCCACGTCTCTGTGCCACTGCcggtg ACAACTGGTGGGTTCCTGAGCTGTGCCCTGGCCCTGGTGCTGCCCCTGGCCTACAGCTTCCAGCCTGACCTGGTGCTGGTGGCGCTGGGGCCGGCCCATGGCTTGCGGGACCCCCAGGCTGCACTCCTGGCTGCACTGCTTCGGGGCCCGGCAGGCGGCCGAGTCTTCGCCCTTGTGGATGAG GAATCCACACCCCAGCTTGCAACAGTCCTGGCTAGGGTGCTGAATGGGGAGGCACCCCCAAGCCTGGGCCCCTTCTCCATGGCCGCCCCAGAGGACACGCAAGCCCTGATGTACCTGAGAGGGCGACTGGAGCCAAGGTGGAAGATGCTGCAGGTGGCTG CTTGA
- the HDAC10 gene encoding polyamine deacetylase HDAC10 isoform X11: MGTALVYHEDMTATRLLWDDPECEIECPERLTTALERLQQHGLKQRCLQLIAREASEAELGLVHSPEYVALLQGTQALGTRELQALSKEYDAVYLHPSTFHCARLAVGAALQLVDAVLTGAVRNGLALVRPPGHHSQRATANGFCVFNNVAIAAKHAQQKHGLRRILIVDWDVHHGQGIQYIFEDDPSVLYFSWHRYEHGHFWPCLRESDADAVGRGRGLGFTVNLPWNQGCSDVPWLQVGMGNADYVAAFLHVLLPLAFEFDPELVLVSAGFDSAIGDPEGQMLATPECFAHLTHLLQVLAGGRVCAVLECPGIPPVCAGSPGPSLGEPPAARPHEALAQDGALTALGKVLYLLDRILDGQVSSGMAATPVPAAAATLDVAVRYGLSHGAQRLLCVAVGQLDRPPGLTDDGRNLWLNIGVEEAAAPSMFHVSVPLPVTTGGFLSCALALVLPLAYSFQPDLVLVALGPAHGLRDPQAALLAALLRGPAGGRVFALVDEESTPQLATVLARVLNGEAPPSLGPFSMAAPEDTQALMYLRGRLEPRWKMLQVAAPH, from the exons ATGGGGACCGCACTTGTGTACCACGAGGACATGACCGCCACCCGGCTGCTCTGGGACGA CCCTGAGTGTGAGATCGAGTGTCCTGAGCGCCTGACCACTGCCCTGGAGCGCCTGCAGCAGCATGGTCTGAAGCAAAGGTGTCTGCAGCTCATAGCCCGCGAGGCCTCAGAGGCGGAGCTGGGCCTGGTGCACAG CCCTGAGTACGTAGCGCTGTTGCAGGGGACCCAGGCCTTGGGCACCAGGGAGCTCCAGGCCCTGTCCAAGGAGTATGATGCCGTCTACCTCCATCCG AGTACCTTCCACTGTGCCCGGCTGGCTGTGGGGGCCGCGCTGCAGCTGGTGGACGCGGTGCTGACGGGAGCTGTGCGCAACGGGCTCGCCCTGGTGAG gcctcctgggcaCCACAGCCAGAGGGCTACTGCCAATGGATTCTGCGTGTTCAACAACGTAGCCATAGCAGCCAAACACGCCCAGCAGAAACACGGGTTGCGCAG GATCCTCATCGTTGACTGGGATGTCCATCATGGTCAGGGCATCCAGTATATCTTCGAGGATGACCCCAG CGTCCTTTACTTCTCCTGGCACCGCTATGAGCACGGGCACTTCTGGCCGTGTCTGCGGGAGTCAGACGCTGACGCTGTCGGGCGGGGAAGGGGCCTCGGCTTCACTGTCAACCTGCCTTGGAACCAG GGCTGCTCTGACGTTCCTTGGCTGCAGGTCGGGATGGGAAATGCTGACTACGTGGCTGCCTTCCTGCATgtgctgctgcccctggcctttGAG TTCGACCCTGAGCTGGTCCTAGTCTCCGCAGGATTCGACTCAGCCATCGGTGATCCCGAG GGGCAGATGCTGGCCACACCGGAGTGCTTCGCCCACCTCACGCATCTGCTGCAGGTGCTGGCTGGCGGCCGGGTCTGCGCCGTGCTGGAG TGCCCTGGAATCCCTCCAGTGTGTGCGGGCAGCCCAGGCCCCTCACTGGGTGAGCCTCCAGCAGCAAG GCCACATGAGGCCCTGGCCCAGGACGGGGCCCTCACTGCACTCGGGAAGGTCCTATACCTCTTGGACAGGATCCTGGATGGGCAG GTGAGCAGTGGCATGGCAGCCACCCCAGTCCCTGCTGCAGCTGCCACCCTGGACGTGGCTGTTCGGTATGGCCTGTCCCATGGAGCCCAGAG gctgctctgtgtgGCTGTGGGACAGCTGGATCGGCCCCCAGGTCTCACCGATGACGG GAGAAATCTATGGCTGAACATTGGCGTCGAGGAGGCAGCTGCCCCATCCATGTTCCACGTCTCTGTGCCACTGCcggtg ACAACTGGTGGGTTCCTGAGCTGTGCCCTGGCCCTGGTGCTGCCCCTGGCCTACAGCTTCCAGCCTGACCTGGTGCTGGTGGCGCTGGGGCCGGCCCATGGCTTGCGGGACCCCCAGGCTGCACTCCTGGCTGCACTGCTTCGGGGCCCGGCAGGCGGCCGAGTCTTCGCCCTTGTGGATGAG GAATCCACACCCCAGCTTGCAACAGTCCTGGCTAGGGTGCTGAATGGGGAGGCACCCCCAAGCCTGGGCCCCTTCTCCATGGCCGCCCCAGAGGACACGCAAGCCCTGATGTACCTGAGAGGGCGACTGGAGCCAAGGTGGAAGATGCTGCAGGTGGCTG CGCCTCATTGA
- the HDAC10 gene encoding polyamine deacetylase HDAC10 isoform X3: MGTALVYHEDMTATRLLWDDPECEIECPERLTTALERLQQHGLKQRCLQLIAREASEAELGLVHSPEYVALLQGTQALGTRELQALSKEYDAVYLHPSTFHCARLAVGAALQLVDAVLTGAVRNGLALVRPPGHHSQRATANGFCVFNNVAIAAKHAQQKHGLRRILIVDWDVHHGQGIQYIFEDDPSVLYFSWHRYEHGHFWPCLRESDADAVGRGRGLGFTVNLPWNQVGMGNADYVAAFLHVLLPLAFEFDPELVLVSAGFDSAIGDPEGQMLATPECFAHLTHLLQVLAGGRVCAVLEGGYHLESLSQSVCMMVRALLGDPALPLSGPMEPHGSALESLQCVRAAQAPHWVSLQQQGQPDLGWQVGWCLRLPSVTVTLNHPVALGAAPVLSPGTPCPEGRPSPLPLGEPQFKAVVTQAAAALSSLLDQLRLHPTPPVRVAVALIAPDTGLALPPGVLCEEGSLPQEETQAWARPHEALAQDGALTALGKVLYLLDRILDGQVSSGMAATPVPAAAATLDVAVRYGLSHGAQRLLCVAVGQLDRPPGLTDDGRNLWLNIGVEEAAAPSMFHVSVPLPVTTGGFLSCALALVLPLAYSFQPDLVLVALGPAHGLRDPQAALLAALLRGPAGGRVFALVDEESTPQLATVLARVLNGEAPPSLGPFSMAAPEDTQALMYLRGRLEPRWKMLQVAAPH; the protein is encoded by the exons ATGGGGACCGCACTTGTGTACCACGAGGACATGACCGCCACCCGGCTGCTCTGGGACGA CCCTGAGTGTGAGATCGAGTGTCCTGAGCGCCTGACCACTGCCCTGGAGCGCCTGCAGCAGCATGGTCTGAAGCAAAGGTGTCTGCAGCTCATAGCCCGCGAGGCCTCAGAGGCGGAGCTGGGCCTGGTGCACAG CCCTGAGTACGTAGCGCTGTTGCAGGGGACCCAGGCCTTGGGCACCAGGGAGCTCCAGGCCCTGTCCAAGGAGTATGATGCCGTCTACCTCCATCCG AGTACCTTCCACTGTGCCCGGCTGGCTGTGGGGGCCGCGCTGCAGCTGGTGGACGCGGTGCTGACGGGAGCTGTGCGCAACGGGCTCGCCCTGGTGAG gcctcctgggcaCCACAGCCAGAGGGCTACTGCCAATGGATTCTGCGTGTTCAACAACGTAGCCATAGCAGCCAAACACGCCCAGCAGAAACACGGGTTGCGCAG GATCCTCATCGTTGACTGGGATGTCCATCATGGTCAGGGCATCCAGTATATCTTCGAGGATGACCCCAG CGTCCTTTACTTCTCCTGGCACCGCTATGAGCACGGGCACTTCTGGCCGTGTCTGCGGGAGTCAGACGCTGACGCTGTCGGGCGGGGAAGGGGCCTCGGCTTCACTGTCAACCTGCCTTGGAACCAG GTCGGGATGGGAAATGCTGACTACGTGGCTGCCTTCCTGCATgtgctgctgcccctggcctttGAG TTCGACCCTGAGCTGGTCCTAGTCTCCGCAGGATTCGACTCAGCCATCGGTGATCCCGAG GGGCAGATGCTGGCCACACCGGAGTGCTTCGCCCACCTCACGCATCTGCTGCAGGTGCTGGCTGGCGGCCGGGTCTGCGCCGTGCTGGAG ggtgGCTACCACCTGGAGTCCCTCTCCCAGTCTGTGTGCATGATGGTGCGAGCGCTGCTAGGCGACCCTGCCCTGCCCTTGTCAGGGCCCATGGAGCCCCATGGCAG TGCCCTGGAATCCCTCCAGTGTGTGCGGGCAGCCCAGGCCCCTCACTGGGTGAGCCTCCAGCAGCAAGGTCAGCCTGACTTGGGTTGGCAGGTGGGATGGTGCCTCAGGCTCCCGTCAGTGACTGTGACTCTGAACCACCCTGTAGCCCTAGGTGCCGCCCCTGTACTGAGCCCCGGCACTCCCTGCCCAGAGGGGAGGCCCTCGCCGCTGCCGCTGGGGGAGCCCCAATTCAAGGCAGTGGTgacccaggctgctgctgctctgagTTCACTCCTGGACCAGCTGCGCCTACACCCCACACCCCCTGTCCGCGTGGCTGTTGCCCTGATTGCGCCAGACacaggcctggccctgcccccgGGTGTCCTCTGTGAGGAGGGGTCACTGCCGCAGGAGGAGACACAGGCCTGGGCCAG GCCACATGAGGCCCTGGCCCAGGACGGGGCCCTCACTGCACTCGGGAAGGTCCTATACCTCTTGGACAGGATCCTGGATGGGCAG GTGAGCAGTGGCATGGCAGCCACCCCAGTCCCTGCTGCAGCTGCCACCCTGGACGTGGCTGTTCGGTATGGCCTGTCCCATGGAGCCCAGAG gctgctctgtgtgGCTGTGGGACAGCTGGATCGGCCCCCAGGTCTCACCGATGACGG GAGAAATCTATGGCTGAACATTGGCGTCGAGGAGGCAGCTGCCCCATCCATGTTCCACGTCTCTGTGCCACTGCcggtg ACAACTGGTGGGTTCCTGAGCTGTGCCCTGGCCCTGGTGCTGCCCCTGGCCTACAGCTTCCAGCCTGACCTGGTGCTGGTGGCGCTGGGGCCGGCCCATGGCTTGCGGGACCCCCAGGCTGCACTCCTGGCTGCACTGCTTCGGGGCCCGGCAGGCGGCCGAGTCTTCGCCCTTGTGGATGAG GAATCCACACCCCAGCTTGCAACAGTCCTGGCTAGGGTGCTGAATGGGGAGGCACCCCCAAGCCTGGGCCCCTTCTCCATGGCCGCCCCAGAGGACACGCAAGCCCTGATGTACCTGAGAGGGCGACTGGAGCCAAGGTGGAAGATGCTGCAGGTGGCTG CGCCTCATTGA
- the HDAC10 gene encoding polyamine deacetylase HDAC10 isoform X10 gives MGTALVYHEDMTATRLLWDDPECEIECPERLTTALERLQQHGLKQRCLQLIAREASEAELGLVHSPEYVALLQGTQALGTRELQALSKEYDAVYLHPSTFHCARLAVGAALQLVDAVLTGAVRNGLALVRPPGHHSQRATANGFCVFNNVAIAAKHAQQKHGLRRILIVDWDVHHGQGIQYIFEDDPSVLYFSWHRYEHGHFWPCLRESDADAVGRGRGLGFTVNLPWNQGCSDVPWLQVGMGNADYVAAFLHVLLPLAFEFDPELVLVSAGFDSAIGDPEGQMLATPECFAHLTHLLQCPGIPPVCAGSPGPSLGAAPVLSPGTPCPEGRPSPLPLGEPQFKAVVTQAAAALSSLLDQLRLHPTPPVRVAVALIAPDTGLALPPGVLCEEGSLPQEETQAWARPHEALAQDGALTALGKVLYLLDRILDGQVSSGMAATPVPAAAATLDVAVRYGLSHGAQRLLCVAVGQLDRPPGLTDDGRNLWLNIGVEEAAAPSMFHVSVPLPVTTGGFLSCALALVLPLAYSFQPDLVLVALGPAHGLRDPQAALLAALLRGPAGGRVFALVDEESTPQLATVLARVLNGEAPPSLGPFSMAAPEDTQALMYLRGRLEPRWKMLQVAAPH, from the exons ATGGGGACCGCACTTGTGTACCACGAGGACATGACCGCCACCCGGCTGCTCTGGGACGA CCCTGAGTGTGAGATCGAGTGTCCTGAGCGCCTGACCACTGCCCTGGAGCGCCTGCAGCAGCATGGTCTGAAGCAAAGGTGTCTGCAGCTCATAGCCCGCGAGGCCTCAGAGGCGGAGCTGGGCCTGGTGCACAG CCCTGAGTACGTAGCGCTGTTGCAGGGGACCCAGGCCTTGGGCACCAGGGAGCTCCAGGCCCTGTCCAAGGAGTATGATGCCGTCTACCTCCATCCG AGTACCTTCCACTGTGCCCGGCTGGCTGTGGGGGCCGCGCTGCAGCTGGTGGACGCGGTGCTGACGGGAGCTGTGCGCAACGGGCTCGCCCTGGTGAG gcctcctgggcaCCACAGCCAGAGGGCTACTGCCAATGGATTCTGCGTGTTCAACAACGTAGCCATAGCAGCCAAACACGCCCAGCAGAAACACGGGTTGCGCAG GATCCTCATCGTTGACTGGGATGTCCATCATGGTCAGGGCATCCAGTATATCTTCGAGGATGACCCCAG CGTCCTTTACTTCTCCTGGCACCGCTATGAGCACGGGCACTTCTGGCCGTGTCTGCGGGAGTCAGACGCTGACGCTGTCGGGCGGGGAAGGGGCCTCGGCTTCACTGTCAACCTGCCTTGGAACCAG GGCTGCTCTGACGTTCCTTGGCTGCAGGTCGGGATGGGAAATGCTGACTACGTGGCTGCCTTCCTGCATgtgctgctgcccctggcctttGAG TTCGACCCTGAGCTGGTCCTAGTCTCCGCAGGATTCGACTCAGCCATCGGTGATCCCGAG GGGCAGATGCTGGCCACACCGGAGTGCTTCGCCCACCTCACGCATCTGCTGCAG TGCCCTGGAATCCCTCCAGTGTGTGCGGGCAGCCCAGGCCCCTCACTGG GTGCCGCCCCTGTACTGAGCCCCGGCACTCCCTGCCCAGAGGGGAGGCCCTCGCCGCTGCCGCTGGGGGAGCCCCAATTCAAGGCAGTGGTgacccaggctgctgctgctctgagTTCACTCCTGGACCAGCTGCGCCTACACCCCACACCCCCTGTCCGCGTGGCTGTTGCCCTGATTGCGCCAGACacaggcctggccctgcccccgGGTGTCCTCTGTGAGGAGGGGTCACTGCCGCAGGAGGAGACACAGGCCTGGGCCAG GCCACATGAGGCCCTGGCCCAGGACGGGGCCCTCACTGCACTCGGGAAGGTCCTATACCTCTTGGACAGGATCCTGGATGGGCAG GTGAGCAGTGGCATGGCAGCCACCCCAGTCCCTGCTGCAGCTGCCACCCTGGACGTGGCTGTTCGGTATGGCCTGTCCCATGGAGCCCAGAG gctgctctgtgtgGCTGTGGGACAGCTGGATCGGCCCCCAGGTCTCACCGATGACGG GAGAAATCTATGGCTGAACATTGGCGTCGAGGAGGCAGCTGCCCCATCCATGTTCCACGTCTCTGTGCCACTGCcggtg ACAACTGGTGGGTTCCTGAGCTGTGCCCTGGCCCTGGTGCTGCCCCTGGCCTACAGCTTCCAGCCTGACCTGGTGCTGGTGGCGCTGGGGCCGGCCCATGGCTTGCGGGACCCCCAGGCTGCACTCCTGGCTGCACTGCTTCGGGGCCCGGCAGGCGGCCGAGTCTTCGCCCTTGTGGATGAG GAATCCACACCCCAGCTTGCAACAGTCCTGGCTAGGGTGCTGAATGGGGAGGCACCCCCAAGCCTGGGCCCCTTCTCCATGGCCGCCCCAGAGGACACGCAAGCCCTGATGTACCTGAGAGGGCGACTGGAGCCAAGGTGGAAGATGCTGCAGGTGGCTG CGCCTCATTGA
- the HDAC10 gene encoding polyamine deacetylase HDAC10 isoform X7 has product MGTALVYHEDMTATRLLWDDPECEIECPERLTTALERLQQHGLKQRCLQLIAREASEAELGLVHSPEYVALLQGTQALGTRELQALSKEYDAVYLHPSTFHCARLAVGAALQLVDAVLTGAVRNGLALVRPPGHHSQRATANGFCVFNNVAIAAKHAQQKHGLRRILIVDWDVHHGQGIQYIFEDDPSVLYFSWHRYEHGHFWPCLRESDADAVGRGRGLGFTVNLPWNQGCSDVPWLQVGMGNADYVAAFLHVLLPLAFEFDPELVLVSAGFDSAIGDPEGQMLATPECFAHLTHLLQVLAGGRVCAVLECPGIPPVCAGSPGPSLALGAAPVLSPGTPCPEGRPSPLPLGEPQFKAVVTQAAAALSSLLDQLRLHPTPPVRVAVALIAPDTGLALPPGVLCEEGSLPQEETQAWARPHEALAQDGALTALGKVLYLLDRILDGQVSSGMAATPVPAAAATLDVAVRYGLSHGAQRLLCVAVGQLDRPPGLTDDGRNLWLNIGVEEAAAPSMFHVSVPLPVTTGGFLSCALALVLPLAYSFQPDLVLVALGPAHGLRDPQAALLAALLRGPAGGRVFALVDEESTPQLATVLARVLNGEAPPSLGPFSMAAPEDTQALMYLRGRLEPRWKMLQVAAPH; this is encoded by the exons ATGGGGACCGCACTTGTGTACCACGAGGACATGACCGCCACCCGGCTGCTCTGGGACGA CCCTGAGTGTGAGATCGAGTGTCCTGAGCGCCTGACCACTGCCCTGGAGCGCCTGCAGCAGCATGGTCTGAAGCAAAGGTGTCTGCAGCTCATAGCCCGCGAGGCCTCAGAGGCGGAGCTGGGCCTGGTGCACAG CCCTGAGTACGTAGCGCTGTTGCAGGGGACCCAGGCCTTGGGCACCAGGGAGCTCCAGGCCCTGTCCAAGGAGTATGATGCCGTCTACCTCCATCCG AGTACCTTCCACTGTGCCCGGCTGGCTGTGGGGGCCGCGCTGCAGCTGGTGGACGCGGTGCTGACGGGAGCTGTGCGCAACGGGCTCGCCCTGGTGAG gcctcctgggcaCCACAGCCAGAGGGCTACTGCCAATGGATTCTGCGTGTTCAACAACGTAGCCATAGCAGCCAAACACGCCCAGCAGAAACACGGGTTGCGCAG GATCCTCATCGTTGACTGGGATGTCCATCATGGTCAGGGCATCCAGTATATCTTCGAGGATGACCCCAG CGTCCTTTACTTCTCCTGGCACCGCTATGAGCACGGGCACTTCTGGCCGTGTCTGCGGGAGTCAGACGCTGACGCTGTCGGGCGGGGAAGGGGCCTCGGCTTCACTGTCAACCTGCCTTGGAACCAG GGCTGCTCTGACGTTCCTTGGCTGCAGGTCGGGATGGGAAATGCTGACTACGTGGCTGCCTTCCTGCATgtgctgctgcccctggcctttGAG TTCGACCCTGAGCTGGTCCTAGTCTCCGCAGGATTCGACTCAGCCATCGGTGATCCCGAG GGGCAGATGCTGGCCACACCGGAGTGCTTCGCCCACCTCACGCATCTGCTGCAGGTGCTGGCTGGCGGCCGGGTCTGCGCCGTGCTGGAG TGCCCTGGAATCCCTCCAGTGTGTGCGGGCAGCCCAGGCCCCTCACTGG CCCTAGGTGCCGCCCCTGTACTGAGCCCCGGCACTCCCTGCCCAGAGGGGAGGCCCTCGCCGCTGCCGCTGGGGGAGCCCCAATTCAAGGCAGTGGTgacccaggctgctgctgctctgagTTCACTCCTGGACCAGCTGCGCCTACACCCCACACCCCCTGTCCGCGTGGCTGTTGCCCTGATTGCGCCAGACacaggcctggccctgcccccgGGTGTCCTCTGTGAGGAGGGGTCACTGCCGCAGGAGGAGACACAGGCCTGGGCCAG GCCACATGAGGCCCTGGCCCAGGACGGGGCCCTCACTGCACTCGGGAAGGTCCTATACCTCTTGGACAGGATCCTGGATGGGCAG GTGAGCAGTGGCATGGCAGCCACCCCAGTCCCTGCTGCAGCTGCCACCCTGGACGTGGCTGTTCGGTATGGCCTGTCCCATGGAGCCCAGAG gctgctctgtgtgGCTGTGGGACAGCTGGATCGGCCCCCAGGTCTCACCGATGACGG GAGAAATCTATGGCTGAACATTGGCGTCGAGGAGGCAGCTGCCCCATCCATGTTCCACGTCTCTGTGCCACTGCcggtg ACAACTGGTGGGTTCCTGAGCTGTGCCCTGGCCCTGGTGCTGCCCCTGGCCTACAGCTTCCAGCCTGACCTGGTGCTGGTGGCGCTGGGGCCGGCCCATGGCTTGCGGGACCCCCAGGCTGCACTCCTGGCTGCACTGCTTCGGGGCCCGGCAGGCGGCCGAGTCTTCGCCCTTGTGGATGAG GAATCCACACCCCAGCTTGCAACAGTCCTGGCTAGGGTGCTGAATGGGGAGGCACCCCCAAGCCTGGGCCCCTTCTCCATGGCCGCCCCAGAGGACACGCAAGCCCTGATGTACCTGAGAGGGCGACTGGAGCCAAGGTGGAAGATGCTGCAGGTGGCTG CGCCTCATTGA